In the genome of Hyphomicrobiales bacterium, the window TGCTCCTGTCCTCGATACGGTTCAGTCGGGAACCTCGGACAAAGGGAAAAAGGCATGTTGTATCTGGCGCTCAAGGCGATGCACGTCATGGCGATCATTTCCTGGATGGCGGGGCTGTTCTATCTGCCGCGGCTGTTCGTCTATCACGCCATGGCGACGCCGAACGGCGAGGCATGGGAGACCTTCAAGGTGATGGAGCGGCGGCTCCTGAACCAGATCACCACGCCGGCGATGATCGCGAGCTGGGTGCTGGGCGGAGCGATCGTGCTGCTGCCCGCCGGCTGGGTTCCGGAAGAGGCCAGGAGCGAGCTGATCGGACACTATTGGTATCTGGCCAAGCTCGCGCTGGTGATCCTGCTGACGGTGTATCATTTCCTGCTGGTCTATTATGTGCGGGTGTTCGCGCGTGACGAGAATGTGCGCTCGCACGTCTATTACCGCTTCCTCAACGAGTTCCCGACCGTGGTGATGATCGGTGTCATCGTGCTGGTGGTCTTCCATCCGTTCTGACGCGCTGCGCGCGAAACCGTCTCCGGGGTCCCCAAGCCGGAGCTGGCTGGTACCCCGGCCAGCCGGAGAGCCCGCACTCTTATCCAAGGCCTTGATTTGATTGGCGCGCCGGGGAGGATTCGAACCCCCGACCCCCAGATTCGTAGATTGTGACCGGGCCATAATCAGGGATCATGGCGCATACTCGCCCCCCTGGCCATAGGGCCAAAATTCGTTGGTCTTGCAATAGGGTGTGTTCTAGAATGATGTCGCCGCCGCTCGGCGGCCTCATCGCGCATACTCGCGTCGGTGTTGCCTGAGCGTTGCCTATCGGAGGCCCCCGGATATGCCACGGGTCAAGCTCAACGATGCGAAGGTCAAGGCGTTGAAGCCGCCACTCAAGCCCCTACAGGTCGAGACCTTCGACACGCTCTTTCCCGCGCTTGCCATACGGGTGTCGTACAGCGGCGCGCGAACGTGGGTGCTGCACAAGCGCATCGGCGGGAAGCTCAAGCGCCTGACCCTGGGGCGCTATCCCGCCCTGTCCCTGGCCGGCGCGCGGCGGAAGGCTCGCGAATGGACAGAATACGCACAGCGCGGCCGCGACCCCGCGGCGGAAGCGGCCGAGCGCGACGCGGCGACCTACTCGGCGGCGGTCGAGCGGTTTCTTGACGGGCAAGCGAACTGGCTGCGGCCCCGGACCCTAGAGGAATACAAACGGGTCTTGCAGGGCGCCGGCGTGGCGGCATGGGGGGCAAAGCCGCTCGGTCGGATCGCGCGCGCCGATGTGGTGGCGCTACTCGATAAGATCGACCAGCGCGGCCATCGCTCGGCGGTCAATCACACTTTCTCCTACCTGCGAATTTTCTTCAATTGGTGCGTTGACCGCGACCTGATCGAGAGGGCGCCAACCGAGCGCATGAAGGCGCGGCACCCGGCGCCTTCGCGGGACCGCGTTCTCTCGGCCGACGATCTGGCCTTGGTTCTGGCGGCGCTTGATGACGACGGTGCCTTGCGGGTGCTGTACGGGTTGAGCGATTTGCCCGACCTTTCCGACCCGATGCGAAATTTCGTGCGGCTCTTGATCCTGACCGGCCAGCGGCGGGCGGAAGTTGCCGGAATGGCGTGGGCCGAAATCAGCGACCCGGACGGCGGCGAACCGCAATGGCAAATCCCCGCCGCGCGCACCAAGAACCATCGCGACCATATCGTGCCGCTGGCGCCGTCTGCCGCGGCGGTCCTGCGGCACCGCGCGAAGGCTAGGCGCGCCGGCGACGCGATGGTGTTCGGAAAGACTGGCGAGGCGCCATTGAGCGGTTTCAGTCGGGCGAAGGCCAATCTCGACGCGCGTATTGCGGCCGTCGCCGCGGCGCAAGGCAAGAAGGCTCCGGCTCCTTGGACGTGGCACGATCTGCGGCGAACGATGGTCACGGCGATGAACGAGAAGCTTGGTATCGCCCCCCACATCGTCGAGGCTGCGGTCAACCACATCAGCGGGGCGGCCAAGGCCGGCGTTGCTGGAACTTACAACAGGGCGATCTATCTCAGCGAGCGGCGCGAGGCGCTGGCGCGGTGGGCGGCTTATTTAGAGGAGGCCCTGGCCTAGAGGGCGCGGGCTATTTCTCCTTGAGTTCTGCTGTGTAGTGGGGATCATACCCGAACTCAATAGGGCGGCCTGTGCCCATTCGCTCTAGATGAACGATATAGTCTGGATCGCCCTTCCTCAAAGAAGCGCGGATAATTTCGTCCGGCGACAGGTGGCGGCAAACAAGCCGCTGCAAAACAGTGGATATCTCAGCTTCCGACAAGTCGCCGGGCATGTCGCGCTCGAAAATCTTTTCCGAGCTATTGAACCCCTGGACCCTCCAAACCTTCACCATCGCTAGCCTCCATTTATATTCTGCGCGGAACACGCAGCCGGGCCGATCACAAGATTGTGACCGGGCCGTTGCCATCTAGCAACAGTAAAGCTTGACGGCGGGGCGAATTATCCCAAGCCGGCCATCTAAGTAACTGCAAACAAATAGCTTTTTTCAGACCTTACGACCCGCCCCGCCGCCGTGGACACCGGCCGATAAGCAAACGTTTTATATAATCTAACATAATCGGGCATACTCCCGCTGCTTAAACTGTTCTGCCAGGTTACAAGGGTCGCCCACAAAACCGCTGTACATAAGGCCCTAGCTTTGTTACAATCGATGCTCTTGAGATGCTCTTGTCGGGTAAACGCTACTGCCCGGTAAGCTGCCGAGACGGAGAGAGATTGACCCGAAGCCAAGGCGGGACGCGGTTCTTTCACCCGCGCCGCGTCCCGCCATTCGTTGGGCCGGGCTTTCTTTTCCCGATACCCCATACGACACACCGAGCCGAAACGGGTGCGCAGCGCGCCGGACGGGAGCCGTTCGGCCTCGATAATGGGGTTTTACGTAATGAGCATCGACACACTGCCGAAGGCAGCCCAGAAGTTCCTCGACGAGCCCGAAAGAGTTCTGCTTACATCCAGGGAAACGGCCAAATTTTTGAGGTTGAAATCCCCGCAAAGCCTGCACAACAACAGATCGACGGGGCGGGGCGGCCTGCCTTGGGTCAAGTTGCCGAACGGCCGGGTCTATTACCGACTGAGCGATCTGACGGATTGGATTGCCGGGAGCGTGCGGACGCCGCACTCCTCGCGGCGCCCCGGCGAAGCGGCGTAATCGCCATGAGCAAGGGTGAACGCAAAACCGGCCCCCGCGCCGGCAAAGGCTCTTTGCGTTCGTTCGTCGAGCGCATAGAAAAGCTACGCGAGGCAGATCGTTTCGATGACGCCGGTGAGGTTATATTCAAGGCCGAGGCCGCGGGCTTCGATGGCCGAACACTCAGAACCGTGCTCAAGGAGCGCCGAATAGCCCGTGCGAAACGCGGGAGGACCGCCAGGGACCGAGCAGAGGCCGCCAGGGCGCGCAAGGCAGCGTACGAGAGCGAGAGGCGGCGGGTGCTGTTCGACATCTACATGTTCGAGCTTGGCCCGGACGACCCGGAGCGTGCGCCATGAACCGCCCGCTGCCGGCATCGAAACAGCTGGCGGATGCGGCGCTGGAATACGCCAAAACGTTTGGGCTCCCGGTTTTCCCGATCGCCAAGCCCGGCGCCAAGGCCCCGCCCGTCAAAGGCTGGCAGCAAGTCGCGACGTGCGACCTCAAGCAAATCGGGAAGTGGATTACGAAAGGGCTTAACCTGGGTCTCGCAATGGGGCGCCCGCTTCCGGCCGGCGGCTATGCCGTAGCGGTCGACCTCGACGTGCGAGGCAAGGACGGGATTACCGAATTCGCGAAGCTCATTGGCGGCGAGCCGCCGCGCACCCTGACGGCGGTCACGCCATCGGGGGGTATGCATCTCGTGTTTGCCACGCGGGAGCCGGCGAGGAACTCAGCATCGAAAATCGCCAGCGGCGTAGATATCAGGGGCGAGGGCGGCTACATCGTGGCCGTCGGCTCGACCACCGATGAAGGTGTTTATAAATTCCTTGACCGGGCGCCGATCGCAGGCGCACCCGCGGCCCTGGTCGGTGCCCTAAACGCCGCGGCCGCGACAGCCAAGCCGGTCAAGCTCGATGCGGCCATAGAACTCGACACGCCATCCGCCTTGTCGGCCGCGGAAGCCTACTTAGAGGAGGCGGCACCCTCGATAGAAGGCCAAGGGGGGAATGACCGGGCGTATAGGACCGCGGCGCGCCTGCGCGACCTGGGCATCTCGGAATGGATGGCCTCGTCAATGCTGCTCGGCGCATGGAATAGGCGGTGCGAGCCGGAATGGTCGACGGAAGAATTGGATACGATTTGCCGCAACGCATACGCCTACGGGCAGAACAGCCCCGGCTCGAAGTCGGCGGCCGTCGACTTCGACGTTCTGACCGACGCGGACATCGACCACATTGGGGCCAACGACAATCGGGCGGTCGAGCGCAAGGCCGTGCTGCCCGGCGCGACCCTCGATCTTGCCGCCCTGGCGGGCCGGCCCGTGCCCAAGCGGGAATGGCTTGTCGAGGGATTGATCCCCGCCAAGAATGTGACATTGCTTTACGGCGACGGCGGCACCGGCAAAAGCACGCTGATGATGCAGCTTGGCGCCGCGGTTGCGGCGGGGAGGGACTGGATAGGCCGGCCCGTGACCGCGGCGCGGCCCAAGGCCCTGATCCTAACGGCGGAAGACGATCGCGACGAACTGCACCGGCGCCTGGCCGACATCGCCAGCTTCGAGGGCTTGAGCCTGAGCGACCTGGGCGGCCACCTCAAAGCCATATCCTTGGCCGACCATGCCAGCGGCGCGACGCTCGCCGCGACTGACCGCAACGATCGGTTAAAGGCCACGCCGCTGTGGGACGAACTCGTGAGAGAGATAGCCGCTTTCCGGCCTTCTTTCGTGGCGCTCGATACCCTCACGGACATTTTCGGGGGCAATGAGAACGTGCGCGGTCAGGTGCGGGCTTTCGTCGCCTTGCTCCGGGCAGCG includes:
- a CDS encoding CopD family protein, coding for MYLALKAMHVMAIISWMAGLFYLPRLFVYHAMATPNGEAWETFKVMERRLLNQITTPAMIASWVLGGAIVLLPAGWVPEEARSELIGHYWYLAKLALVILLTVYHFLLVYYVRVFARDENVRSHVYYRFLNEFPTVVMIGVIVLVVFHPF
- a CDS encoding integrase arm-type DNA-binding domain-containing protein translates to MPRVKLNDAKVKALKPPLKPLQVETFDTLFPALAIRVSYSGARTWVLHKRIGGKLKRLTLGRYPALSLAGARRKAREWTEYAQRGRDPAAEAAERDAATYSAAVERFLDGQANWLRPRTLEEYKRVLQGAGVAAWGAKPLGRIARADVVALLDKIDQRGHRSAVNHTFSYLRIFFNWCVDRDLIERAPTERMKARHPAPSRDRVLSADDLALVLAALDDDGALRVLYGLSDLPDLSDPMRNFVRLLILTGQRRAEVAGMAWAEISDPDGGEPQWQIPAARTKNHRDHIVPLAPSAAAVLRHRAKARRAGDAMVFGKTGEAPLSGFSRAKANLDARIAAVAAAQGKKAPAPWTWHDLRRTMVTAMNEKLGIAPHIVEAAVNHISGAAKAGVAGTYNRAIYLSERREALARWAAYLEEALA
- a CDS encoding DUF2312 domain-containing protein encodes the protein MSKGERKTGPRAGKGSLRSFVERIEKLREADRFDDAGEVIFKAEAAGFDGRTLRTVLKERRIARAKRGRTARDRAEAARARKAAYESERRRVLFDIYMFELGPDDPERAP
- a CDS encoding AAA family ATPase; the encoded protein is MNRPLPASKQLADAALEYAKTFGLPVFPIAKPGAKAPPVKGWQQVATCDLKQIGKWITKGLNLGLAMGRPLPAGGYAVAVDLDVRGKDGITEFAKLIGGEPPRTLTAVTPSGGMHLVFATREPARNSASKIASGVDIRGEGGYIVAVGSTTDEGVYKFLDRAPIAGAPAALVGALNAAAATAKPVKLDAAIELDTPSALSAAEAYLEEAAPSIEGQGGNDRAYRTAARLRDLGISEWMASSMLLGAWNRRCEPEWSTEELDTICRNAYAYGQNSPGSKSAAVDFDVLTDADIDHIGANDNRAVERKAVLPGATLDLAALAGRPVPKREWLVEGLIPAKNVTLLYGDGGTGKSTLMMQLGAAVAAGRDWIGRPVTAARPKALILTAEDDRDELHRRLADIASFEGLSLSDLGGHLKAISLADHASGATLAATDRNDRLKATPLWDELVREIAAFRPSFVALDTLTDIFGGNENVRGQVRAFVALLRAAAIQYDAAVLALAHPSRAGLASQNEFTSAAGSSGSTHWNNSVRSRLYLNRGENADAMRRNPDRRLLTVMKANYGRAGGKIPLQWTNGIFLPEGGHNAESAREQAQDAERAFMNLLDAYSAEGRNIGDAPGRNYAPALFANDERSGMTDKWQLRDAMNRLFAKGKIEVVTDGPPSKRRSRIARVDAAAEDDAA